A part of Xenopus tropicalis strain Nigerian chromosome 4, UCB_Xtro_10.0, whole genome shotgun sequence genomic DNA contains:
- the elmo3 gene encoding engulfment and cell motility protein 3: MEPPKNIVKIAIQMMGAYPQLIDLNQSKPLSAVLKDVCDAWNINNSEHYALQYVDGHQEYITESNRTAIKNGSILRLTTSPDKEASSLCNGAQSQNQDVKSESLKKLADLSRDVTFAQEFISRDGLTILSKIIEEEKELGKIMAHTLRAISELMEHGFVSWETFSTTFIHKVATFVNMNLMDSEITQLSLAILESVVQSDTNLGELVRREVTLDRLLVLLQVTNKEMQTKVMALFIALMQKVGDKEREEMLEYLWKKNMRQFIHKHIINEWSILGDEMSHYLYVLQCLSLGLLEPRMRNCMDANDADQRQQLQSLRIAAFPQEGEDGGHMSSERRRSLCAKEFRKLGFLNSGSPWQDLCFSPPGLLALDNMVYFSTRCPNAYSRFVLENSSREDQHACPFARSSIHLSLMLCDILRVGEPASETGQNFLTLFYAQDHFLQELFCVCIQLLNKTWKEMRATQEDFDKVMNVVKEQISRTFANPPSSLDSFRGRIFSLNYSEILKLRQAERVNQDEVLSPPVMELRKALKTDLLSLIKQHRLHYLCEGTKFRKISNRRRQDKLWFCRLSPNHKVLHYGDLEDNIDNPPVEMLQEKISVSDIKDVLTGRDCPHMREKGKQNKEIVERAFSICYDVDSCLNFIAATHSEFCLWMDGLNALLGREMTSEYTRNDLDVLLSTELKLRLLDLENIPIPEHPPPIPPRPQNYDYCYQFTSTEA, translated from the exons aaccGAACGGCAATAAAAAATGGCAGCATCCTGAGACTAACAACATCCCCG GACAAGGAGGCCAGCAGTCTTTGTAATGGAGCACAAAGCCAAAACCAAGATGTGAAGTCTGAATCTCTGAAGAAGCTTGCTGATCTTTCACGAGATGTTACATTTGCTCAGGAATTCATCAGCCGTGACGGTCTCACCATTTTATCCAAGATtatagaagaagaaaaaga GCTGGGAAAGATAATGGCTCACACGCTTAGAGCAATCTCAGAGCTGATGGAGCATGGCTTTGTCTCTTGGGAAACCTTCAGTACAACATTTATACACAAG GTTGCAACATTTGTCAACATGAATCTAATGGATTCAGAGATCACACAACTTTCATTGGCTATTCTGGAGAGTGTAGTGCAGAGTGACACCAACCTTGGAGAGTTAGTAAGGCGGGAAGTTACCCTAGACAGGCTGCTTGTCCTTCTTCAGGT GACCAATAAAGAGATGCAGACAAAGGTCATGGCTCTTTTCATTGCTTTAATGCAGAAAGTGGGAGACAAGGAGAGAGAG GAAATGCTAGAATATCTATGGAAGAAGAACATGCGCCAGTTTATTCACAAG CATATAATAAATGAATGGTCGATCCTGGGGGATGAAATGAGCCATTACCTGTATGTGCTGCAATGCTTGAGTCTGGGCCTGTTGGAACCACGCATGAGAAACTGCATGGATGCTAATGATGCT GACCAGCGGCAACAACTTCAAAGTTTGCGAATTGCGGCATTTCCCCAGGAGGGTGAAGATGGCGGCCACATGAGCTCAGAGAGGCGGCGCTCACTTTGTGCTAAAGAATTCCGCAAGCTAGGCTTCCTT AATAGTGGAAGTCCTTGGCAAGATTTGTGTTTTTCACCTCCCGGACTCCTGGCACTGGATAACATGGTGTACTTTTCTACTAGATGTCCCAATGCTTACAGCAGG TTTGTGCTTGAAAACAGCAGCCGGGAAGATCAGCATGCCTGTCCGTTTGCACGAAGCAGCATTCATCTAAGCTTGATGTTATGTGACATCCTACGAGTTGGAGAGCCTG catcAGAGACTGGGCAGAATTTCCTCACCTTGTTTTATGCACAAGATCACTTTCTGCAGGAGCTCTTCTGTGTTTGTATACAGCTGCTTAACAAAACATGGAAGGAGATGAGGGCAACCCAGGAAGATTTTGACAAG GTGATGAACGTAGTTAAAGAGCAGATATCTAGGACCTTTGCTAATCCTCCCTCTTCTCTGGATTCCTTTCGTGGAAGAATCTTCTCCCTAAATTACAGTGAAATTTTGAAACTACGTCAAGCAGAAAGGGTGAACCAAGATGAAGTCCTTTCCCCACCAGTGAT ggaATTGAGAAAGGCTTTAAAAACAGACCTTTTAAGTCTGATAAAACAGCACAGACTTCATTACTTGTGTGAGGGTACCAAGTTTCGAAAGATCAGCAACCGCAGGAGACAAG ACAAACTATGGTTTTGTCGCCTCTCCCCCAATCACAAAGTTCTACATTATGGAGACCTGGAAGATAACATTGATAATCCTCCAGTGGAAATGCTCCAGGAAAAAA TTTCAGTGTCTGATATTAAAGATGTGCTAACGGGAAGAGATTGCCCACACATGagggaaaaaggaaaacaaaataag GAAATTGTGGAAAGGGCATTTTCCATCTGTTATGATGTAGACAGCTGTTTAAACTTCATCGCAGCTACACATAGTGAG ttCTGTCTCTGGATGGATGGACTGAATGCCTTGCTGGGTCGGGAAATGACCAGCGAGTATACAAGGAATGACTTGGATGTCCTTCTAAGTACAGAGCTCAAGCTGAGGCTATTAGACCTGGAGAATATTCCAATACCTGAGCACCCGCCACCCATTCCCCCACGCCCACAGAACTATGACTACTGCTATCAATTCACCTCCACAGAGGCCTGA